A region of Methanocorpusculum labreanum Z DNA encodes the following proteins:
- a CDS encoding DNA topoisomerase I codes for MHLIIAEKNIVAERIAAFLAGKAKVQVTRDGAAAHYVFDDTVVMGLRGHVVEVDFVEGYNNWRSVEHPPRSLINADIVKKPTEKKIVGLMQKFGKKATRVTIATDYDTEGELIGKEAFELIRAANPKVPIDRARFSAITKDEIVKSIKEATSLDFNLASAGESRQIIDLVWGASLTRFLSITAHRGADSILSVGRVQSPTLAMIVDREREIEAFVPTKYWMLSLATEKSGIGVEARHVHGRFTDSAEAKAAYDATVEPLRVTDVITGHKVDRAPTPLDTTALIVGASRLGISASYAMNRAEDLYMRGFISYPRTDNTAYPKSLKISEQLAIFAHGAFSKEAGYVKDHLRSVPTRGKKETTDHPPIYPTSLANREEIGDDVSWKLYEFIVRRFFATICIDAEWETMKVNLLAGSEPYTITGGRILEAGWRGIYPYSKAEENLLPAFTLGETLPLLAKTSDEKETQPPARYSQSRLIQRMEELGLGTKSTRHEVISKLSGRKYIEGNPMKPTIVGRAVTESLEEFAGTITEPTMTKTLEEHMGDIAAGTKTINAVLSESRKMLTGIFDDLEKNEAAIGRDLMERTREEQTIGPCPVCGKPLRIKRVGSSQFIGCSGYPDCTFNTGLPPATWGNAIKMDEVCGIHGLNHVQLLRKGAPAWKIGCPLCSHIKSNTESFLLMPGMTAEGVQKLNAVHIYTLSELISRGPEELSKSLGLSKSEAEKLIREAGSVLALLKKRTELKKFVSSHVAPKRGRGHSKVSAALISLGVVDVEALSRADPKDLLETKLSEAEAASLVAEAKSMVNISRMKEYGVPAITLKKYVNAGFDDPEKFISVHPAGLSLATGVSVTTICNHQKLVAEKLCRPCPEKISKAAFEEGIAPLRKKAEPELLTPLALAGVYSPDLLVKADAKTLAKVTGIDEKQIVNLQKYAQKVLEK; via the coding sequence ATGCATCTCATCATCGCCGAAAAGAATATTGTTGCCGAGCGAATCGCAGCATTTCTTGCAGGCAAAGCGAAGGTCCAGGTCACACGGGACGGTGCCGCGGCGCATTACGTCTTCGACGACACCGTGGTCATGGGTCTTCGCGGTCACGTGGTCGAGGTCGACTTCGTGGAAGGCTACAACAACTGGCGAAGCGTCGAACATCCTCCAAGATCTCTGATCAATGCGGACATCGTCAAGAAGCCGACGGAAAAAAAGATCGTCGGCCTTATGCAGAAGTTTGGGAAGAAAGCGACCCGCGTGACGATCGCAACCGATTATGATACCGAAGGAGAACTGATCGGCAAGGAGGCGTTCGAACTCATCCGTGCGGCCAATCCCAAGGTCCCGATCGACCGTGCCAGATTCTCCGCGATCACGAAAGACGAGATCGTCAAATCCATCAAGGAAGCGACGTCTCTCGACTTCAATCTCGCCTCCGCGGGCGAATCCCGTCAGATCATCGATCTCGTGTGGGGAGCTTCGCTTACCCGTTTTCTTTCGATAACCGCCCACCGCGGAGCAGACAGCATTCTTTCCGTCGGACGCGTGCAGAGTCCGACCCTTGCTATGATCGTTGACCGCGAACGCGAAATCGAAGCGTTCGTTCCAACCAAATACTGGATGCTTTCGCTGGCAACGGAGAAATCCGGGATCGGCGTCGAGGCACGCCATGTACACGGAAGATTCACTGACTCCGCCGAAGCAAAGGCCGCATACGACGCGACCGTCGAACCCCTTCGGGTAACGGACGTCATCACCGGCCATAAGGTCGACCGTGCGCCGACTCCTCTGGACACGACTGCTTTGATCGTCGGCGCGAGCAGGCTTGGCATTTCTGCATCGTATGCGATGAATCGTGCCGAAGATCTCTATATGCGCGGATTCATTTCGTATCCGAGAACCGACAACACCGCTTATCCGAAGAGTCTGAAAATCTCCGAGCAGCTGGCAATCTTTGCCCACGGCGCATTCTCGAAAGAGGCCGGATACGTGAAGGATCATCTGCGTTCCGTTCCAACACGCGGCAAAAAAGAGACGACCGACCACCCGCCGATCTATCCTACCTCGCTTGCAAACCGCGAGGAGATCGGGGACGACGTGTCCTGGAAACTCTACGAGTTCATCGTGCGGAGATTCTTTGCGACGATATGTATCGATGCGGAGTGGGAGACGATGAAGGTGAATCTGCTTGCAGGCAGTGAACCCTACACGATCACGGGCGGCAGGATCCTCGAGGCCGGCTGGCGCGGTATCTATCCATACAGCAAAGCGGAGGAGAATCTCCTTCCGGCGTTCACACTGGGAGAGACCCTCCCGCTTCTTGCAAAAACGTCCGATGAAAAGGAGACGCAGCCGCCCGCACGTTACTCCCAGAGCCGGCTTATTCAGAGGATGGAGGAGCTGGGGCTTGGGACGAAAAGTACCCGCCATGAGGTCATCAGCAAACTTTCCGGCAGAAAGTACATCGAAGGCAACCCGATGAAGCCGACGATCGTCGGCCGGGCAGTGACCGAGTCGCTCGAAGAGTTCGCCGGCACGATCACGGAGCCGACGATGACCAAGACGCTTGAAGAGCACATGGGAGACATTGCCGCCGGGACCAAGACGATCAACGCGGTCCTTTCCGAATCGAGAAAAATGCTTACCGGCATCTTCGACGATCTGGAGAAGAACGAGGCCGCGATCGGCAGAGATCTGATGGAGCGGACCCGCGAAGAGCAGACCATCGGCCCCTGTCCCGTCTGCGGCAAGCCCCTTCGGATAAAACGGGTCGGCAGCTCCCAGTTTATCGGCTGCTCCGGGTATCCCGACTGTACTTTCAATACGGGTCTGCCGCCGGCGACCTGGGGGAATGCCATCAAGATGGATGAGGTGTGCGGGATTCACGGGCTGAACCATGTCCAGCTGCTTCGAAAAGGAGCTCCCGCCTGGAAGATCGGCTGCCCGCTCTGTTCTCACATAAAATCCAATACCGAATCCTTCCTGCTGATGCCCGGCATGACGGCGGAAGGCGTGCAGAAGCTGAATGCCGTTCACATCTATACGTTATCCGAACTGATCTCCCGAGGTCCCGAGGAACTTTCGAAGAGTCTGGGCCTTTCCAAGTCCGAGGCGGAGAAGCTTATCCGGGAAGCCGGATCCGTTCTGGCTCTCTTAAAGAAACGGACCGAACTGAAAAAGTTCGTATCGTCTCATGTCGCTCCCAAGAGGGGCCGCGGCCACTCCAAAGTTAGTGCTGCCCTGATCTCGCTTGGGGTCGTCGATGTGGAAGCTCTGTCCCGGGCGGATCCCAAAGATCTTCTCGAAACAAAACTCAGCGAGGCGGAGGCCGCATCGCTCGTGGCCGAGGCGAAGAGCATGGTCAATATCTCCCGCATGAAGGAGTACGGCGTTCCGGCGATCACGCTGAAGAAGTACGTCAATGCGGGATTCGATGACCCGGAAAAGTTCATCTCGGTCCATCCAGCGGGTCTGTCGCTTGCGACCGGCGTGTCGGTCACAACGATCTGCAATCACCAGAAACTGGTTGCAGAAAAGCTCTGCCGGCCGTGTCCGGAGAAGATCAGCAAAGCTGCTTTCGAGGAGGGTATTGCTCCCCTTAGAAAAAAAGCCGAGCCCGAACTTCTGACCCCGCTGGCACTTGCGGGCGTTTACAGTCCTGATCTGCTGGTAAAGGCCGATGCGAAGACACTTGCAAAAGTTACCGGTATCGATGAAAAACAGATTGTTAATCTGCAAAAGTATGCACAAAAGGTGTTAGAAAAATGA
- the gatB gene encoding Asp-tRNA(Asn)/Glu-tRNA(Gln) amidotransferase subunit GatB encodes MADEDFTVIIGLEVHCQLDTASKLFCGCSADFRADAPNTHVCPVCLGLPGAMPVLNKKAIEYALKVGKALNCRIPEEGEFCRKNYFYPDLVKAYQITMGDNPLALGGYIEIEDDAGNPKVVNLTRIHVEEDPGRLVHMGNKERGHYTLVDYNRSGIPLIEMVTEPELSSPKEARRLLNKLRATLEYLDVFDPEKEGSIRVDANISIKGHERVEIKNISSYKGVEKALTFEITRQKNLIRRGGTISRETRHFQEGKGTTTSARSKEVANDYRYFPEPDLPVIRVSDWVEKIALPELPDARRDRFMSQYGIAVNHARTLTGDLHLAEFYELVAPVGAQITASWVADILIGELNYRDMPLSKVTSHADQFKELVILVRDKTITDKAGVDVLRVWLDSLNADGSAESPAGIVARLGLIREAGESFRGIVEKILAANPQAIADHKAGKKGALNFIVGQVMKETKGKSDPREIHAMIAEILGE; translated from the coding sequence ATGGCGGATGAGGATTTCACCGTCATCATCGGTCTGGAAGTTCACTGTCAGCTGGATACCGCGTCCAAGCTTTTCTGCGGATGTTCGGCCGATTTCCGCGCCGATGCCCCGAACACGCATGTCTGTCCGGTCTGTCTCGGCCTCCCGGGCGCGATGCCCGTCCTGAACAAAAAGGCGATCGAGTATGCGCTGAAGGTTGGAAAGGCGCTTAACTGCCGGATTCCGGAAGAAGGCGAGTTCTGCAGAAAGAACTACTTCTACCCCGATCTGGTCAAGGCATATCAGATCACGATGGGCGACAACCCGCTGGCTCTCGGCGGCTACATCGAGATCGAGGACGACGCAGGCAACCCCAAAGTCGTCAACTTAACGCGGATCCACGTCGAAGAAGATCCAGGTCGTCTTGTTCACATGGGGAACAAGGAACGCGGGCACTACACCCTCGTTGACTATAACAGATCAGGTATCCCCTTAATCGAAATGGTCACCGAGCCGGAACTCTCCTCTCCCAAAGAGGCACGCCGTCTCTTAAACAAACTGCGGGCGACGCTCGAGTATCTCGACGTCTTCGATCCGGAAAAGGAAGGAAGCATCCGTGTCGATGCGAACATCTCGATCAAAGGACACGAGCGTGTCGAGATCAAGAACATCTCCTCCTACAAAGGCGTGGAGAAAGCGCTGACCTTCGAGATCACGAGACAGAAAAATCTGATCAGAAGAGGCGGCACGATCTCCCGCGAGACCCGTCACTTCCAGGAAGGAAAAGGCACGACCACCTCTGCACGTTCGAAAGAGGTCGCGAATGATTACCGGTACTTCCCCGAACCGGATCTGCCTGTGATCAGGGTTTCCGACTGGGTGGAAAAGATCGCGCTCCCGGAGCTGCCGGATGCACGCCGCGACCGGTTCATGTCACAGTACGGCATCGCCGTAAACCATGCGAGAACCCTTACGGGTGACCTGCATCTTGCGGAGTTCTACGAACTCGTTGCACCGGTCGGAGCCCAGATCACGGCATCCTGGGTCGCCGACATTCTGATCGGCGAACTCAACTACCGCGACATGCCGCTGTCGAAGGTAACCTCCCATGCGGATCAGTTCAAAGAGCTCGTCATCCTTGTCCGGGACAAGACGATCACCGACAAAGCCGGCGTCGATGTCCTGCGTGTCTGGCTCGATTCCCTGAATGCGGACGGTTCGGCCGAATCCCCGGCTGGAATCGTTGCACGCCTAGGGCTCATCCGCGAAGCGGGAGAAAGCTTCCGCGGCATCGTTGAAAAGATCCTCGCCGCAAACCCGCAGGCGATAGCCGATCATAAAGCAGGTAAGAAAGGCGCGTTGAACTTTATCGTCGGTCAGGTTATGAAGGAAACCAAAGGGAAGTCCGATCCCCGTGAAATCCACGCGATGATTGCTGAAATCCTCGGAGAGTAA
- the gatA gene encoding Asp-tRNA(Asn)/Glu-tRNA(Gln) amidotransferase subunit GatA, with protein MTDIYNAYINTTEVKGNGSGILSGIRVSIKDNISTKDIETTCASKILKGYIPPYDAHVITRLKAQGAVIAGKTNMDEFGMGSTTENSAFGAALNPHDVTRVTGGSSGGSAAAVAGGLVSMALGSDTGGSVRCPAAWCGVVGLKPSYGRVSRFGLIAYANSFEQIGPMTTNVRDAAKLFSVIAGHDIKDSTSVNKPYDGNVVPEISGKTIGIPKEYFGEGVDAGVAAEVRKAIGKLEELGANIVDVSLPSMKYALPAYYVTCTCEASSNLGRFDGVRFGPEPEMNLPWHDAYTKVREAGFGAEVRRRILLGTFALSAGYYGKYYVKAQHAKQLIAKDFAAALETCDMLAGPTMPNIAPKIGELTADPLQMYQADILTVPVNIAGIPAISVPCGIAHKMPVGLQLMGRMFGEETILNAALAYEEAV; from the coding sequence ATGACCGATATCTATAATGCATATATCAATACGACCGAAGTGAAAGGAAACGGTTCGGGCATTCTTTCCGGCATCCGCGTCTCCATAAAAGACAATATCTCTACAAAAGACATCGAGACGACCTGCGCCTCCAAAATACTCAAAGGATACATCCCTCCCTATGATGCCCACGTCATCACCCGCCTGAAGGCGCAGGGGGCAGTTATTGCCGGAAAGACCAATATGGATGAGTTTGGTATGGGATCGACCACGGAAAACAGCGCTTTTGGCGCCGCTTTGAATCCGCATGACGTGACCAGAGTTACCGGCGGAAGTTCCGGTGGTTCTGCCGCGGCGGTTGCCGGCGGTCTCGTCTCAATGGCTCTTGGAAGCGACACGGGGGGCTCGGTCCGCTGTCCGGCCGCATGGTGCGGTGTTGTCGGTCTGAAACCTTCGTACGGCAGAGTCAGCAGATTCGGTCTGATCGCCTATGCCAACTCTTTTGAGCAGATCGGCCCGATGACGACCAATGTCCGCGACGCGGCAAAACTGTTCTCCGTGATCGCGGGTCACGACATAAAGGATTCCACGTCCGTGAACAAACCCTATGACGGAAACGTCGTTCCCGAGATCAGCGGAAAAACGATCGGCATTCCAAAGGAGTACTTCGGCGAAGGCGTCGACGCCGGCGTTGCGGCCGAGGTCCGTAAAGCGATCGGCAAGCTCGAGGAGCTTGGTGCGAATATCGTGGATGTATCGCTTCCCTCGATGAAGTATGCACTTCCCGCCTACTATGTGACCTGCACCTGCGAAGCGAGTTCGAATCTCGGCAGGTTCGACGGGGTCAGGTTCGGTCCGGAGCCGGAGATGAACCTTCCCTGGCACGATGCCTACACCAAAGTCCGCGAGGCAGGTTTCGGTGCTGAAGTCCGGCGCCGGATCCTTCTTGGGACCTTCGCTCTTTCCGCCGGATACTACGGAAAATACTACGTCAAGGCCCAGCACGCAAAGCAGCTCATCGCAAAGGATTTCGCAGCGGCTTTAGAGACCTGCGATATGCTCGCCGGCCCGACCATGCCCAACATTGCGCCCAAGATCGGCGAACTGACCGCCGATCCTCTGCAGATGTATCAGGCGGATATCCTGACAGTCCCCGTAAATATCGCCGGGATCCCTGCGATCTCGGTCCCCTGCGGCATCGCCCACAAAATGCCGGTCGGTCTCCAGCTGATGGGAAGAATGTTCGGCGAGGAGACGATCCTGAATGCCGCTCTTGCCTATGAGGAGGCGGTTTAA
- the gatC gene encoding Asp-tRNA(Asn)/Glu-tRNA(Gln) amidotransferase subunit GatC, producing MYQFEKGHFIMVKENEVLHIAELADIGISSAELGKFTEQFNAILEYFDILDTLEASEPLMRSLVNVFREDEVKPSISQEDALRNSHNPEDGYVRAPKVI from the coding sequence ATGTACCAATTCGAAAAAGGACATTTCATCATGGTCAAAGAAAACGAAGTACTCCATATCGCCGAGCTAGCGGATATCGGCATTTCATCCGCAGAACTGGGTAAGTTTACCGAACAGTTCAACGCAATCCTTGAATATTTCGACATTCTCGATACGTTAGAGGCATCGGAACCTCTGATGCGTTCCCTTGTGAACGTCTTCCGTGAAGATGAGGTAAAGCCCTCCATTTCCCAAGAGGATGCACTTCGAAACTCTCACAACCCCGAAGACGGATATGTACGTGCCCCCAAGGTGATCTGA
- a CDS encoding S-adenosylmethionine decarboxylase family protein: MKQMTANHLTDAEVIAEFKKDDCWGLCTSIDLKECDPATIRDAEKIHQFVLELADLIDMKRFGEPQIIHFGPNERVAGYSMTQLIETSLLSAHFANDTNAAYIDIFSCKEYAPSVAAEFCRKFFGAKRMNNTVFFRSI, from the coding sequence ATGAAACAGATGACAGCAAACCACCTGACCGATGCAGAGGTCATTGCAGAGTTTAAGAAAGACGATTGCTGGGGTCTTTGCACCTCTATCGACCTGAAAGAGTGCGACCCGGCAACAATCCGTGACGCAGAGAAGATCCACCAGTTCGTTCTCGAACTGGCGGACCTGATCGACATGAAACGCTTCGGCGAACCGCAGATCATTCACTTCGGACCAAACGAGAGAGTCGCCGGGTATTCGATGACCCAGCTCATTGAGACCTCTCTCCTCTCGGCACACTTCGCCAACGACACCAACGCAGCCTATATCGATATCTTCAGCTGCAAAGAGTATGCCCCCTCGGTTGCCGCAGAGTTCTGCCGCAAGTTCTTCGGTGCGAAGAGAATGAACAACACCGTGTTCTTCCGCTCCATCTAA